From one Triticum urartu cultivar G1812 chromosome 3, Tu2.1, whole genome shotgun sequence genomic stretch:
- the LOC125545776 gene encoding 50S ribosomal protein L27, chloroplastic-like, which yields MAFTLVGAFKGLSLASSSSFLRGDRAALPGGTTGGVGVATLPARGLTIQMAHKKGAGSTKNGRDSKGQRLGVKIYGDQLAKPGAIIIRQRGTKVYPGNNVGMGKDHTLFSLIDGLVKFEKYGPDRKKVSVYPYEKQPENPNSYRARKRENFRLQRERLKARAEGTYEPELVLAAADASVEVNADC from the exons ATGGCGTTCACGCTGGTGGGAGCCTTCAAGGGCCTGTCCCTcgcgtcctcctcctccttcctccgcGGCGACCGCGCCGCGCTCCCCGGCGGCACCACCGGGGGCGTGGGCGTGGCGACGCTGCCGGCGCGCGGGCTGACCATCCAGATGGCGCACAAGAAGGGGGCCGGAAGCACCAAGAACGGCAGGGACTCCAAGGGCCAGCGCCTCGGGGTCAAGATTTACGGCGACCAGCTCGCCAAGCCCGGCGCCATCATCATCCGCCAGCGCGGCACCAAG GTTTATCCTGGAAATAATGTTGGAATGGGCAAGGATCACACCCTCTTTTCCTTGATTGATGGACTTGTCAAGTTTGAGAAATATGGACCGGACAGGAAAAAG GTAAGCGTCTACCCATATGAGAAACAGCCTGAGAACCCAAACAGTTACAGAGCAAGGAAGAGAGAGAACTTCCGCTTGCAGCGCGAACGCTTGAAGGCCAGAGCAGAGGGAACTTATGAACCAGAATTGGTATTGGCAGCTGCAGATGCAAGTGTTGAGGTCAATGCAGACTGCTGA
- the LOC125545778 gene encoding uncharacterized protein LOC125545778, translated as MDPISIEKIRAMRKYRRNRKQQRLLPALAPYLVATCGVLCLLLTSPAWFPRLCSLLVSFILTTLPDLATAFLLSPKCLFVVGNLIVAFLIAQSRLSPKSQLASDVDVDDVHEEYVKRSVAPMTAKATATTVVFTDHGTSVEGVWEGEKEKEEEEGEEQGEEELEKRVDDFIARVKRQRKLEGKSFFDTDR; from the coding sequence ATGGACCCCATCAGCATAGAGAAGATCAGGGCCATGAGGAAGTACAGGAGGAACAGGAAGCAGCAGCGGCTGCTCCCTGCCCTGGCACCTTACCTGGTGGCCACCTGTGGCGTCCTCTGCCTGCTGCTCACCAGCCCTGCCTGGTTCCCCAGGCTGTGCTCTCTCCTCGTCTCCTTCATCCTCACCACCCTCCCGGACCTGGCCACCGCCTTCCTGCTCAGCCCCAAGTGCCTCTTCGTCGTCGGCAACCTCATCGTCGCCTTCCTCATCGCCCAGTCTAGGCTATCTCCGAAGAGCCAGCTCGCTTCCGATGTGGATGTCGACGACGTCCACGAGGAGTACGTGAAGAGGAGCGTCGCACCGATGACCGCTAAGGCGACAGCTACCACGGTGGTGTTCACCGATCATGGCACCTCGGTTGAAGGAGTTTGGGAGggagagaaggagaaggaggaggaggagggggaggagcagGGAGAGGAGGAGCTGGAGAAGAGAGTGGATGACTTCATTGCTAGGGTGAAGAGGCAGAGGAAGCTCGAAGGCAAGAGTTTCTTTGACACCGATCGATAG